In the genome of Oncorhynchus clarkii lewisi isolate Uvic-CL-2024 chromosome 4, UVic_Ocla_1.0, whole genome shotgun sequence, one region contains:
- the LOC139407528 gene encoding transmembrane protein 138-like, translating into MLQTNNYSLVLLVQLGLLTYDLFVNSFSELLRAAPVIQLVLFIIQDIAVLFNVIIILLMMFNTYVFQVGLVALLLERFKGLLVLSAIYLTLSISFHCWVVNLRWLESNRFIWTNGLRVLFVFQRVAAVLYFYVYKRTAECLGDPRLYQDSVWLRDAFARARQ; encoded by the exons ATGCTCCAGACCAACAACTACTCGCTGGTCCTTCTGGTCCAGCTGGGTCTGCTGACCTATGACCTGTTCGTCAACTCCTTCAGCGAGCTGCTCAGGGCAGCGCCCGTCATCCAGCTAGTGCTGTTCAT TATCCAGGATATAGCCGTCCTGTTCAACGTGATCATCATTCTGCTGATGATGTTCAACACGTACGTGTTCCAGGTCGGCCTGGTCGCTCTGCTACTGGAGAGGTTTAAAGGCTTGCTGGTGCTGTCTGCCATCTACCTCACTCTCAGCATCTCCTTTCACTGCTGGGTAGTG AACCTGAGATGGCTGGAATCTAATCGTTTCATCTGGACGAACGGCCTGCGTGTCCTCTTCGTCTTCCAGAGGGTTG CTGCAGTTTTGTATTTCTACGTGTACAAACGGACAGCAGAGTGTCTGGGCGACCCGCGGCTCTATCAGGATTCTGTCTGGCTGAGGGATGCCTTCGCCAGAGCTCGTCAGTGA
- the LOC139407529 gene encoding dolichyl-diphosphooligosaccharide--protein glycosyltransferase subunit TMEM258-like: MELEAMTRYTSPVNPAVFPHLTVVLLAIGMFFTAWFFVYEVTSTKYTRDVFKELLISLVASLFMGFGVLFLLLWVGIYV, from the exons ATG GAGCTGGAGGCCATGACCAGATACACCAGTCCGGTGAACCCAGCAGTCTTCCCCCACCTCACTGTGGTCCTACTGGCTATCGGGATGTTCTTCACTGCGTGGTTCTTTGT CTACGAGGTAACGTCCACTAAATACACCAGAGACGTGTTCAAAGAGCTGCTCATCTCCCTGGTGGCGTCGCTCTTCATGGGCTTCGGAGTGCTGTTTCTGTTACTGTGGGTCGGCATCTATGTCTGA